One Aegilops tauschii subsp. strangulata cultivar AL8/78 chromosome 7, Aet v6.0, whole genome shotgun sequence genomic window carries:
- the LOC109764216 gene encoding uncharacterized protein translates to MAQRQDIVISHFSHPGHELVKRHHTGPFRCDMCWEDLSGTAYICRAGCDFCIHESCAGHSQTFSSPEHHVHPLTLVQTRRDATLSCDVCFGRCAPGSFLYRCPPCGFDMHPNCARLPQVVRSVRDPTHDLTLVIADGHCAACDAGAGRASYYRCTVCNVDYHISCAATTGDNNSAHEAQDALDAQIVRSRIQEQTRNAILDMWSPAYTVRREYF, encoded by the exons ATGGCCCAGCGCCAAGACATCGTCATTAGCCATTTCTCCCATCCAGGGCACGAGCTCGTGAAGCGCCACCACACTGGGCCGTTCCGCTGCGATATGTGCTGGGAGGACCTATCCGGCACTGCATACATCTGCCGTGCCGGCTGCGACTTCTGCATCCACGAGTCTTGCGCCGGCCACTCACAGACGTTCTCCTCCCCCGAGCACCATGTGCACCCGCTCACGCTCGTCCAGACCCGCCGCGACGCAACCCTCTCGTGCGACGTCTGCTTTGGGCGATGCGCCCCTGGCTCCTTCCTCTACCGCTGTCCACCATGTGGGTTCGATATGCACCCGAACTGCGCGCGGCTTCCCCAAGTCGTGCGCAGCGTGCGGGACCCTACGCACGACCTCACGCTGGTCATCGCCGACGGCCACTGTGCCGCGTGCGACGCCGGCGCGGGGCGCGCGTCGTACTACCGCTGCACGGTATGCAATGTCGACTACCACATCTCGTGTGCAGCGACCACCGGCGACAACAACAGCGctcatgaagctcaagatgcccttGACGCTCAGATTGTACGATCAAGGATTCAAGAGCAGACTAGAAACGCCATCTTGGACATGTGGAGTCCTGCCT ATACTGTACGCAGAGAGTACTTCTAG